CGTAATAGGAAAATAGCTAATAGCTGTAAGAGATTATACCTCATCAAAGCGCTTTGTTAATCTGCTTATGGTTACATATAGCCGAACCATGCTTTTACTGCCCTTCAATGGAGGTATTTATGACCCTTGCTTACTGGTGTGTGCTAATCGTTATGCTGTTGCCCTTAGTTGCAGCAACCTCAGCTAAACTTCTAGGTAAAATGCCCGCAAGTGATAATCACGATCCTCGTGCTTTTTTAGATCAAGTTACGGGTAAAGCCAAACGTGCCAATAATGCGCAGCTAAATAGCCATGAAATTGCGCCCTTTTTTGCAGCGGCCATCATTATTGCGCAGCAAATTGGCCAGATAGCGCAAAGCACAATTGATGTGCTTGCTATTAGTTTTGTGATTAGCCGAGTTTTATATTTAATTGCCTATATTGCTGACTGGGCAAGCCTTCGCTCATTAATTTGGCTAGCAGGATTAGGCCTATTAATTAGCCTATTTATGCTCAGCGCTTAAAGCAAAACGCCCAGCGCAATGATTACG
The sequence above is a segment of the Thiopseudomonas alkaliphila genome. Coding sequences within it:
- a CDS encoding MAPEG family protein yields the protein MTLAYWCVLIVMLLPLVAATSAKLLGKMPASDNHDPRAFLDQVTGKAKRANNAQLNSHEIAPFFAAAIIIAQQIGQIAQSTIDVLAISFVISRVLYLIAYIADWASLRSLIWLAGLGLLISLFMLSA